One Nitrospirota bacterium DNA window includes the following coding sequences:
- a CDS encoding winged helix-turn-helix transcriptional regulator, which yields MLEKLLTSGIRAAILSLLFNSPDEKFYVREIARLLRKNPSGVQRELEKLEAMGLVRSEREGNLRYFKVYRDSPLFPELKGLIAKSLGLPGALKAVLRTSGIKAAFIYGPYADGEDAPSIDLFIVSNVTDFDKNLAEVERRFGREISYTLMNESDYRIKKKRGEPRLRKLLTGKKILLLGKL from the coding sequence ATGTTAGAAAAACTTCTTACATCAGGAATAAGAGCAGCCATCTTATCTTTGCTATTTAACAGCCCGGATGAGAAATTTTACGTAAGAGAAATAGCAAGGCTTTTGAGAAAAAATCCTTCTGGCGTTCAAAGAGAGCTGGAAAAGTTAGAAGCAATGGGGCTCGTCAGGAGTGAAAGAGAAGGCAACCTCAGGTACTTTAAAGTTTACAGAGATTCTCCCCTTTTCCCTGAACTAAAAGGTTTAATAGCTAAATCCCTTGGCCTGCCAGGAGCCTTAAAGGCTGTTTTGAGGACCTCTGGTATTAAAGCCGCTTTTATCTACGGCCCTTATGCTGATGGCGAAGATGCACCATCCATAGATTTATTTATAGTCAGTAATGTTACTGACTTTGACAAGAATTTAGCAGAGGTAGAAAGGAGATTCGGCAGAGAGATTAGTTACACTCTAATGAATGAATCAGACTACAGGATAAAAAAAAAGAGGGGAGAGCCGCGTCTCAGAAAGCTCTTAACTGGCAAAAAGATTCTCCTCTTAGGAAAGTTATAG